AAGTgcagctgaaaaaaaaaacttcgttaAACAGGTATCGTCACGTGGCTCTCTATTAAAGATGGCTCTTAAATTTGCGGCAAATCTAAACTTCCTATTTACTGAGGTGGCCAGCATTGCGGAAAGAATATCCTTGGCACACAAAGCAGGATTCCGAGCTGTGGAAATTCCCTACCCCAGATCCGAAGAAGCTGCTGTAGTCAAAGCCCGAGAAGAAACCGGTATTAAAGTAGCCCTGCTGAATATTGCCTTGGGCACCAACGAGCTACAGTTGGGGGCAACTAGTGTGCCGGGagcagaaaaacattttcaaaccCATCTAACAGAAACCATAAACTTAGCAAAACAATTGCAATGCCAAAAGATACATCTAATGTCTGGTTTGGTAAAAACTTCCTCGCGTGAAGAACACTTGGCCACCTATGTGGCCAATTTGAAATATGCTGCTGGTGTGCTGGAAAAAGAGAATATTGTGGGAGTCATTGAGCCAATTAACCAGTATTCTGTACCTTCGTATTTTATGAATTGCTATGACATGGCTGTGAATGTATTGAATGATGTTAATagcaaaaatcttaaacttctGTTGGACATATTCCACAGGCAATTAATACGTGGCAATATCAGCAATGGTTTCCAAGAATTGTCCCAATATATTGGCCACATACAAATTGCCCAAGTGCCGCATCGTCATGAGCCGGATCAGGCTGGAGAATTGGACTATGGCTATGTGTTTGAATTGATTGCAAAGGCGGGCTATGCCGATTGGATTGGTTGTGAATATAAACCAAAGACCACAACAAATGAAGGTCTTAAGTGGTTAGATAAATATGGGCAAAAATTATAAGGAGATATGATGATAATTAAGTTGACCCCAATATAtctattaagttttttttttgtttaaattttgaaaaaaaaaaaaaatgtttcacttTGTATTTGAATAAAAAAGTGTACCTTACAGGAATTTAGGAAATAAATGAAGATTCAAAGAATCAAAAATTGAACTTGTGGTCTAATGATAAGAGTTTGAGATTTTCAGGAAAGGATTCGCTATAATAGCATATGGACGCAACTTTTTAAGGTTAACGAGAGAATACTTCCCTACTTTCAGTAAGGTGGAAGGGCAAGTCCTAACTGCCCCCTGATGGAGGGTGGTGGGTGTCCTAAGGGATCTGGACTGTTAAACAGATGAAGTGTGACATAATTCAGCCAGTACTACTCTGGCCTGGATGGGGAAGTCAATTTTGCAGGTAAATGGATGCGtgatcgttctccaaggaccccATTTACGGCAACAGctatcgtgtctgcatgaatattaTCTAGACCCGTTTCATCTTGAGAttttctcttgtagcgctaaaTCATGTAGATACACCTTATAGCTTCTGGGCTATGGATGCCTTTATAAAAGATTtagataacagcccagaagcttagacagcatgtagttatgtcttcgcacgggtatgATCTTTGTCACCTAATGGAGGTatacgtgagaactgaggagacagcctgtcGCAGTTAAAAGAGCGGAATTCTGATATATGTGAAcattattccactgcatgtcacagtaaacgagaccacactggggCTGCAAAACTTACCGCAGATCGGCCAatagctttgtacgtggtcagcaaggtgtgtgtgtgtgttgtacactgaggcggcagcccttgccgttgaattactccatcgggtcaatccggtacgtacaaccggctgccatgggatttttgTCAGCAAGGTGCTGCAGGCAAGTCACTTGAGTACTTTGTTTTTACTTCTGACCTTATCGAATATTGAAGTGGCATGAATGGTGGACGGTAAATAATGATGTACATTAAAATCTCCCCGAACCAGACGATAATGAACAGACGGAAGGCTACTAATATCGGTCCTTTAAACGTGGTTATTATCTTTGTCACAGCTGCCAATTGGCACGTTGTTAAACTCTATCTCAGCAGTACCGGACTTGACGGCTATCCCTCTGCATTCAATAGtgcccaatcccatggcagccggttgtacgtaccggattgacccgatggaatcctatatcggcaagggctgccgcctcggtgtacaacacactgctacaacaacaacaacattcaatAGTGTCGGGCGCAggcgagattggtctatattgccAGGAATGGGGTATCACGAagcaggctggaacattgttattgttgtcatgagtccacaggttgccgctagtggaatgctccatacggagtagctgcaacggcagtcgcggacaatcagcggtaacgagcgaagagtctcagtgtgaggccgggtggcactggctcttgcacaaatactgagtgcctatggcgctcgatatgacaaggcaagttattggcgcctttacatAAACAATGGCCAActcgttcccgcggcgatcggtactTTGGAcccgaacgagcttgctcacacagcagcttgacgaggatcgcctccTCTATATGAAAATgaggctacaacaaaaacaacgaagGCCAATCTCCCACCTCCTCTCCGTGAGTGATCCTTACGTGGCACCTAACcagctttgttgttgttgtcgggtggtcggtcgatggtctgattccaaagaaatgacggttTGACAGGATGCCTCGctaggagatcaggggatgccaTGTGGGGCATCCTCATTAACCGTGCAAATCGTGGTgacttcaatctgctctgccaaagctaagCTCCGCCGATCGTTGCCTAGGgtagaatgccatgaaacgtgatgtgTATTAAAGTCTCCCAGCACCAGACAATTATGGGCAAGATAGTAGGCCACTAATGTCAGGCTTGTGGCCATTAATCGGGTCATCGTGTTGTATAGCGCCAACTCGGCAGAACCGAACTTGGCTGCTATCCCTATACATTCCATGTTggagtcactagcgccaggcgaaggcgagattggtctatactgCACAGAATGGTGTGTCGCAAAGGCAAATCCCTCAcctacgtagcacattgtattcgCGGCAACTGTGCAgactgcaggtgttggtcagctttgtctcatGAATCACTGTAAtaaaaagatttcataaaatctACTTTTTCTCCGATCTTGCCTCGgagaccattgcaattcaattcCAAGAAAGATGCACTCCCCGGTTGGGTGTTGCTGTTGCATATATTGACGCACGGGAGAAGTCGGAGGTGTTGCGTAGTCCGTCGCAGGAGGCGACGATGACGACGCTTCTTACACACTGCTGTCTATGCTACCACAACAACTTGCAACATATATATCCACCCCATGCACCGGTTAAACTTGGTCGAAACCGACCGataatggaggcggttctggcgaATCGACCAGGGTCGAGGGTTTTTCAGTCACGGCATGGAACAGAAACGTACAAAGAAGGGAATCTAGGATGTAGTCTCACTTGAAGTAAAAAGAACAAATAGGTACACTGTGGCGGCAGGCATATGACACTCAACTGTTCGTCTGTCCAGCATAAAACTCGACTTGCTATCAGATAACTTTGGACGCAATCTAACCAAGTTACAGTATTACTATATATGAAAAGTTATGACTACGTTGACAAGGACCCTTGCAATGTAGTCAGTCAGTATGACTAAACTCCTGTAAAGTCGTTAAGCAAGCGTACGTCTGGAAATGCACACACTACAGGCAACAGTTACAACTCATTAACGCCAACCGAATTAAGAAATAAACTCATTTAAATATTCAGCTTTCCATTTCTTTCAATATAAGAGCACCCAATTTCATCCTCAGCTTGTTATCTATTTGCTAAAGCATTTAATATCATAAATCAAAATACTCATGACCAAAACCAGGTGGTAGGTAGCTACTCatagttttataattttttaccgAGCATTTAAATTTACTTACCTCTTCTCTGTAAAAAGCTGTATCCTTGTTATTGGTATGGGATGTGGACGAAGTGTTGCTGGTGGCTGCAGCGGCAGTGGTGGTGCTATTAGAGTTGGTATTCCTGGTCCTAGTCTCCGTTAACGGACTGTATGTAATGGCTAAATGAGGCGATGAAGTTACGGGCAAATAAAGTCTATTCCAAAGATTATTCACCAAATTTGATACACGTTTCCAAGAGTTATAGGCCGTTTGCAGTTTTATGTACATGGATCCAATTTATTTTGGAATAACCCCCACAAATATTGttatgaattaaaaacaaaaccgaTTGATTTTATGTTGCTGCTATCGCTGCGGTGCTGATGGTTTCTCTTTTTCTCTTTAATTCACTTCTT
This Stomoxys calcitrans chromosome 2, idStoCalc2.1, whole genome shotgun sequence DNA region includes the following protein-coding sequences:
- the LOC106096239 gene encoding putative hydroxypyruvate isomerase: MALKFAANLNFLFTEVASIAERISLAHKAGFRAVEIPYPRSEEAAVVKAREETGIKVALLNIALGTNELQLGATSVPGAEKHFQTHLTETINLAKQLQCQKIHLMSGLVKTSSREEHLATYVANLKYAAGVLEKENIVGVIEPINQYSVPSYFMNCYDMAVNVLNDVNSKNLKLLLDIFHRQLIRGNISNGFQELSQYIGHIQIAQVPHRHEPDQAGELDYGYVFELIAKAGYADWIGCEYKPKTTTNEGLKWLDKYGQKL
- the LOC106096240 gene encoding corepressor interacting with RBPJ 1 isoform X1 yields the protein MYIKLQTAYNSWKRVSNLVNNLWNRLYLPVTSSPHLAITYSPLTETRTRNTNSNSTTTAAAATSNTSSTSHTNNKDTAFYREEMPRTRRRHHSRDRSSGGMRDKRRRVDSEENSSIVPDVASPPRYKNTRADAKRRRHDSDASSRVSKESR